From Cystobacter fuscus DSM 2262:
TCCACCGCCCCGCCAGTCCCTCGCGGCGCGCGGTGTCGTGGAAGGCGAGCTGCTGCTCGTAGGAGAGCGGCGGCAGCAGGCGCGAGGCCTCGTCCAGCGCCGTGCGGTCATACAACAGCCCGCGCCACAGCGCCCCGAGCGCGCCCGTCATGGCCGCCGAACAACAGTCCGCGCCGCGCACCTCGACGACCTTCTTCAGCCGCGCCTCGGGAAAGAGCGTGGAAAGGTGGTCCGTCCAGTCCGTCAGATCGGCCGGAACGCCCTCGAAGCCGTCACGGATGAACTGCCGGAAGGTCATCTTCGGCCGGAGGTACTCCCCGCGCCGGCGCAGGAACAGGATGGGGGCATCCAGCGCCCACTCCGCGTAGGCCCTGTAGGAGAAGGAGCCGTCGAAGAAGGAGCGCAGGTAGCCACAGCGCGTGGGGTCCACCTCGTCCCAGACCCGGCTGCGGAAGGACATGTAGCCGGAGGGCTTGCCGTTACGCAGCGGACTGTTGGCGTAGAGCGCCACCAGCAGCGGGGTCAGCCGCGCGATGAGCACCGTCTTGCGCACACAGTCGGCCTCGTCCTCCCAGTCGAGCGACACCTGACCGGTGGAGGTCATCAACATCATGTGGTGCGCGAGCGCGCCGCGCTCGGGCAGCACCTGGCGCATGGCCACGTAGCGCGACTTGGGCATCCACGACACGTCCTCGGTCGTCCCGAAAGGCCGGTAGCCCAGGGCCACCAGTTGCAAGTCCAGGGAGGCCGCGGCGGCCTTCACCTCGGAGAGATGGGCGAGGTTCTCGGCATGGGCCTCGCGCGCGGTGGTGAAGGGCGAGCCGGACAGCTCGAACTGTCCGCCGGGCTCCAGGGAGATGGTGAGCATCCCCTTCTGCAGCGCGATGGTCGGGGAGGACGGGGTCTCCCGGAAGGGCTCATAGCCGCCCGGAGCCAGCTTCTCGAGCAGCGCGCCAATTCCCGAGGCCCCCTCGTAGGGCACGCTCCTCGCGGAGCGCAGCGGGTAGACGAACTTCTCGTGCTCGAGCCCCAGCCGATGTTGAGCGCGCGGCTTCTCGGCGGACCGGAAGCCGGCCAGGAGCATGTCGACGGAGGTAATGGGCTCGGAGGCAGTTCGCTGGAGGTCGAGGGACATGGCGGCCCTATATAACGGTCGTTGACCCTGCCGCTGTCATTTGCGCATGGTCTCCCCCCCATGAGTGCTTCTTCGCCGGTGCCCTCCTTCTCCGCCCGGTCCAACCCGGCGGATTTCCTCCAGGGCCTCGCCCTGATT
This genomic window contains:
- a CDS encoding glutamate--cysteine ligase produces the protein MSLDLQRTASEPITSVDMLLAGFRSAEKPRAQHRLGLEHEKFVYPLRSARSVPYEGASGIGALLEKLAPGGYEPFRETPSSPTIALQKGMLTISLEPGGQFELSGSPFTTAREAHAENLAHLSEVKAAAASLDLQLVALGYRPFGTTEDVSWMPKSRYVAMRQVLPERGALAHHMMLMTSTGQVSLDWEDEADCVRKTVLIARLTPLLVALYANSPLRNGKPSGYMSFRSRVWDEVDPTRCGYLRSFFDGSFSYRAYAEWALDAPILFLRRRGEYLRPKMTFRQFIRDGFEGVPADLTDWTDHLSTLFPEARLKKVVEVRGADCCSAAMTGALGALWRGLLYDRTALDEASRLLPPLSYEQQLAFHDTARREGLAGRWNGQELHRLAGEMVAIARRGLERLDPQDAPLLEPLTEVAASGRSPAQAVLEAWEKNPSPEALLSRFTL